One Egicoccus halophilus genomic region harbors:
- a CDS encoding M56 family metallopeptidase — protein MDLGVLFTLPLESVAVRAVLATVGCMLLVRALLRTGLRAPSVRVATALAPAAAVGAVVLLSWGRLHLPSLMLPVEAADALPIPVRDGYLHFAPIAAPLLVGVWASVAGVRLWRRGRRFRRARRTALLALRQGAPAPSVQAVAERLAAQLRVPAPAVSVLPSCPGGAVVVGTRRPVILLGQDLLDRLDAAELEGVLAHEIAHVRRRDNLVAAVLGVVRDLTFFVPGGGWAVGQLHRERELAADQVAVAATERPGALASGLLKVLEAGPRLSSACSALAPGGSLVDRVRVLVDDQPSVTDRRRVTEGVALGGTVVVAVTAALVVPTALTGDEHQRDAVAVVWSASVPSVAGEGLPSTPTRVFDVYRRTNLDVGQPSVTSYAQLDERSYENRRSTLHACGDDGSGCPEAERQVGLGLRPRPDIRVDDALTSRWQAATPVVSRGQSGDGFGVYWLQRAQ, from the coding sequence ATGGACCTCGGCGTCCTGTTCACGCTGCCGCTGGAGTCGGTGGCGGTCCGCGCGGTCCTGGCGACCGTCGGTTGCATGTTGTTGGTGCGCGCGTTGCTGCGCACCGGCCTTCGGGCACCGTCGGTCCGGGTCGCCACCGCCCTGGCGCCCGCTGCGGCGGTGGGCGCCGTGGTCCTGCTCAGCTGGGGGCGCCTGCACCTGCCCTCGTTGATGCTGCCGGTGGAGGCGGCCGACGCCCTGCCGATCCCGGTCCGTGACGGCTACCTGCACTTCGCCCCCATCGCCGCGCCCCTGTTGGTCGGCGTGTGGGCCTCGGTGGCCGGGGTCCGGTTGTGGCGGCGTGGTCGGCGGTTCCGTCGCGCGCGGCGGACCGCACTGCTGGCGTTGCGCCAGGGCGCGCCGGCGCCGTCCGTGCAGGCGGTGGCGGAGCGCCTGGCCGCGCAGCTGCGGGTGCCGGCACCGGCCGTGAGCGTGCTGCCCAGCTGTCCCGGCGGCGCCGTGGTCGTCGGAACCCGCCGTCCGGTCATCCTGCTGGGGCAGGACCTGCTCGACCGGCTCGACGCCGCCGAGCTCGAAGGGGTGCTGGCCCACGAGATCGCGCACGTCCGACGACGCGACAACCTCGTCGCGGCCGTCCTCGGCGTGGTGCGCGACCTCACCTTCTTCGTCCCGGGTGGTGGCTGGGCGGTGGGTCAGCTCCACCGGGAACGCGAGCTCGCCGCAGACCAGGTCGCCGTCGCCGCCACCGAGCGGCCAGGAGCCCTGGCCAGCGGGCTGCTGAAGGTGCTCGAGGCCGGGCCGCGCCTGTCGTCGGCGTGCTCCGCCCTGGCCCCCGGCGGCTCCCTGGTCGACCGGGTCCGGGTCCTGGTGGACGACCAGCCGTCGGTGACCGACCGGCGGCGCGTGACCGAAGGCGTCGCGCTCGGCGGCACGGTGGTGGTCGCGGTGACCGCCGCGCTGGTCGTGCCCACGGCGCTCACCGGCGACGAACACCAGCGTGACGCCGTGGCGGTGGTGTGGTCGGCGAGCGTGCCGTCCGTGGCGGGGGAGGGGCTGCCGTCGACGCCGACCCGGGTGTTCGACGTCTACCGGCGCACCAACCTCGACGTCGGTCAGCCGAGCGTGACCTCCTACGCCCAGCTCGACGAGCGCAGCTACGAGAACCGACGCAGCACCCTGCACGCCTGTGGGGACGACGGCTCGGGGTGCCCGGAGGCCGAACGGCAGGTCGGGCTCGGGCTGCGACCGCGCCCCGACATCCGGGTCGACGACGCCCTGACCAGCCGGTGGCAGGCGGCGACGCCGGTCGTCTCGCGGGGCCAGTCCGGGGACGGCTTCGGGGTCTACTGGCTCCAGCGCGCGCAGTGA
- a CDS encoding BlaI/MecI/CopY family transcriptional regulator, translating into MTRRNEPLETLLGPLEQEVMDVSWRLGEATVRDVHDQLARVRDIAYTTVMTTMARLAGKGLLERDTAGLAHRYRPAVSREDYAQSAVGDVLSWLLERYPEPAAAYLADMVDDVDGVTLDELRAAVHRRRGAER; encoded by the coding sequence GTGACGAGACGCAACGAACCATTGGAAACGCTGCTCGGGCCGCTGGAACAGGAGGTCATGGACGTCTCGTGGCGCCTGGGTGAGGCGACCGTGAGGGACGTCCACGACCAGCTCGCGCGCGTCCGCGACATCGCCTACACGACCGTGATGACCACCATGGCCCGTCTGGCGGGCAAGGGTCTGCTGGAGCGTGACACGGCGGGTCTGGCACACCGGTACCGGCCGGCCGTCAGTCGCGAGGACTACGCGCAGTCCGCCGTTGGCGACGTGCTGTCCTGGCTGCTGGAGCGGTATCCCGAGCCGGCGGCGGCCTACCTCGCGGACATGGTGGACGACGTCGACGGGGTCACCCTCGACGAGTTGCGGGCGGCCGTGCACCGCCGACGCGGCGCAGAACGCTGA
- a CDS encoding PH domain-containing protein: MSRADEPLVLYPSLRGLFAVYGTPVLLMVLGSWELGRESGGLVALGFVVVGAVTALLGATTYPRHVVVSRDGLEIVSLLRRRRVPWDRVRGIERTRPSTVSMMRGGDRAPGGPQRVTGGLLVRGGGRRTWMLTDQVESPDEYDHLREIVTHAPGSPRLRAVRPHDGAPPTSLYRRRTG, translated from the coding sequence GTGAGCCGTGCCGACGAACCGCTGGTCCTCTACCCCTCGCTGCGAGGGTTGTTCGCCGTCTACGGCACCCCGGTGCTCCTCATGGTCCTGGGTTCGTGGGAGCTGGGCCGCGAGAGCGGCGGCCTTGTCGCCCTGGGTTTCGTCGTCGTCGGCGCCGTGACCGCGCTGCTGGGCGCGACCACCTATCCGCGGCACGTCGTCGTCTCCCGCGACGGCCTCGAGATCGTCAGCCTGCTCCGACGGCGGCGGGTGCCCTGGGACCGGGTCCGGGGCATCGAACGCACCCGTCCGAGCACCGTGAGCATGATGCGCGGGGGCGATCGCGCGCCAGGAGGACCGCAGCGCGTCACGGGCGGCCTGCTGGTCCGCGGCGGCGGGCGCCGCACCTGGATGTTGACCGACCAGGTCGAGAGCCCGGACGAGTACGACCACCTGCGGGAGATCGTGACCCACGCACCGGGCAGTCCCCGCCTCCGCGCGGTGCGACCCCACGACGGCGCCCCGCCGACCTCGCTCTACCGCCGCCGGACCGGCTGA
- the secG gene encoding preprotein translocase subunit SecG — MLVGLLVTLHVLLSLVLILFILLHRGQGGGLSDMFGGGAGGGLQGSAVVERNLDRLTIITALLFGATNCALVVLL, encoded by the coding sequence GTGCTCGTCGGCCTCCTCGTCACCCTGCACGTGCTGCTCTCGCTCGTGCTGATCCTGTTCATCCTGCTGCACCGCGGTCAGGGCGGCGGTCTGTCCGACATGTTCGGCGGCGGTGCCGGGGGCGGGTTGCAGGGGTCGGCCGTCGTCGAGCGCAACCTCGACCGCCTGACGATCATCACGGCCCTGCTGTTCGGTGCGACCAACTGCGCCCTCGTCGTCCTGCTCTGA
- a CDS encoding peptide ABC transporter substrate-binding protein: protein MALLALLVGACTPGATPAGSPDTAPTAAPSTRATAPGVGGGGTLRIALSVDPASVDPRFVADDEGELVVGALFEPLVALDEGLRVRPAAATSWEVEDDGRRFVFRLREARFHDGTPVTADDFVRSFTRLLDASAQPPSYLGHLLETVLGAEAVAGGEVPEGLRAPDARTLEIELAEPRPGFLQTLADPSLVPLPASADDDLEDFGARPVGNGPFTMVERREPGQYLRLTRNPDHHRPPRLDEVVLSVYPDDTARDQQWHDLLDGQLHVAEVPVDRLEEARERFGTAPDGYRGPGVLDGITSTVYLYGFDTTRPPFDDVRLRRALSLAIDRERLAAEVLAGSRAPAYGVVPPPVPGAQARACGHCRHDPDEALALWQEVAAERAASEPGPDEVVEGASGPDDAADGAADPTPGAVQDLLVPPVTPPAGAVTADEEAEPRAAWPAELATVTLTHSRGRTHAAIAERMARDIEEALGVDVELEPLEFGPFVQQVRSHEASVFRIGWETNDPDPGAYLAPLFSSQELGRDNLTGFADDEVDALLDEASRLPEPAAARARYREAERRILDEQPVLPLLWYRQSRVVTPEVSGLRWSPFGRIDLSSVRLASG, encoded by the coding sequence TTGGCGCTGCTCGCGCTGCTGGTGGGTGCGTGCACGCCCGGGGCGACGCCGGCGGGATCGCCGGACACGGCGCCCACTGCGGCGCCGTCGACGCGTGCGACGGCGCCCGGTGTCGGCGGTGGTGGGACACTGCGGATCGCACTGTCGGTCGATCCGGCCAGTGTCGATCCGCGCTTCGTCGCCGACGACGAGGGGGAACTGGTCGTCGGGGCGCTGTTCGAACCACTCGTCGCGCTCGACGAGGGCCTCCGAGTGCGGCCGGCGGCGGCGACGTCGTGGGAGGTCGAGGACGACGGACGTCGCTTCGTCTTCCGGCTGCGTGAGGCGCGGTTCCACGACGGCACACCGGTCACCGCCGACGACTTCGTCCGCAGCTTCACCCGCCTGCTCGACGCCAGCGCGCAGCCGCCGTCCTACCTCGGCCACCTGCTCGAGACGGTCCTGGGCGCCGAGGCGGTCGCGGGCGGCGAGGTGCCCGAGGGCCTGCGGGCTCCGGACGCACGCACCCTGGAGATCGAGCTCGCCGAGCCGCGGCCCGGCTTCCTGCAGACGCTGGCCGACCCCTCGCTGGTGCCGCTCCCGGCGAGCGCCGACGACGACCTCGAGGACTTCGGTGCCCGGCCTGTCGGCAACGGACCGTTCACGATGGTCGAGCGCCGTGAACCCGGTCAGTACCTGCGCCTGACCCGCAACCCGGACCACCACCGTCCACCACGGCTCGACGAGGTGGTGCTGTCGGTGTACCCGGACGACACCGCGCGGGACCAGCAGTGGCACGACCTGCTCGACGGGCAACTGCACGTCGCCGAGGTCCCGGTGGACCGGCTCGAGGAGGCCCGCGAACGGTTCGGGACCGCGCCGGACGGGTATCGCGGGCCGGGCGTGCTCGACGGCATCACCTCGACGGTCTACCTGTACGGCTTCGACACCACCCGGCCGCCGTTCGACGACGTCCGTCTGCGTCGCGCCCTGTCGCTGGCGATCGACCGGGAGCGGTTGGCCGCCGAGGTGCTGGCCGGCTCGCGCGCTCCCGCCTACGGGGTCGTCCCGCCGCCGGTGCCCGGAGCGCAGGCCCGGGCGTGTGGCCACTGTCGCCACGATCCCGACGAGGCGCTGGCGCTGTGGCAGGAGGTCGCCGCGGAGCGAGCGGCATCGGAGCCGGGCCCCGACGAGGTCGTCGAGGGAGCGTCCGGGCCGGACGACGCCGCCGATGGTGCGGCCGACCCGACGCCGGGCGCGGTCCAGGACCTGCTGGTGCCGCCGGTGACCCCGCCGGCAGGAGCGGTGACGGCTGACGAGGAAGCCGAGCCGCGCGCCGCGTGGCCCGCGGAGCTGGCCACCGTCACCCTGACGCACTCCCGGGGACGGACACACGCGGCCATCGCCGAACGGATGGCGCGGGACATCGAGGAGGCGCTCGGTGTCGACGTGGAGCTCGAACCGCTCGAGTTCGGTCCCTTCGTGCAGCAGGTGCGTTCGCACGAGGCGTCGGTGTTCCGGATCGGGTGGGAGACCAACGACCCTGATCCGGGCGCCTACCTCGCGCCGCTGTTCTCCTCGCAGGAACTCGGCCGGGACAACCTGACCGGCTTCGCCGACGACGAGGTGGACGCGCTGCTGGACGAGGCCAGCCGGTTGCCCGAGCCCGCCGCCGCGCGGGCCCGCTATCGCGAGGCCGAGCGCCGGATCCTCGACGAGCAGCCGGTGCTGCCGCTGCTGTGGTACCGCCAGTCGCGGGTGGTGACCCCGGAGGTGTCGGGCCTGCGCTGGTCGCCGTTCGGACGCATCGACCTGTCCTCGGTGCGCCTGGCCAGTGGTTGA
- a CDS encoding ABC transporter family substrate-binding protein, protein MRSPSMRRWRGMGLIMAAALVATACGNGGDEPPATEEPETVEPETTDEDTDEDTGDTDEEAAGDPVEGGTVLFGDEQEPTILNGTLIDGNSLVTSKVFNNIFPGAYTIQPDFSYAPWLIDGEAEFTEDPFSVTYTIRDDANWSDGTPITAEDFVFTLSVYDEDAAWADQITSRAGYELITDSEVEDDKTVTFDFSEPYAAWQLLFANVFPAHEFEGEDWETFMNDEIPAISGGPYLFDSWDRGTQLRLVRNDEYWDEDVMLDEIIMRYVPDTTTLTQQMVGGELDMYDPQPQIELVQQLDGATDRVNYEVGLGPVWEHIDFNTLVDGLDQEYVRQAISLGINREQIVDTLVRPVDPEAVVLNNPFWMANSEFYEPVFEQNDYDPDAARSLPEDNGCTEGDDGIYECDGTRLEFRISTTGGNERRELTQQLIQADLQQVGISINIENDEGATFFERLNTPENCGGVCDYDIGLFAWVGSPDPSGNANIYGCDGDTLRPQNWTAWCNQEITDLMDDANATVEPEDNAALWNEAAQVFADEVPVVPLFQQPQLLAWENTITGPELNATNQTQFWNSASWARTE, encoded by the coding sequence ATGCGGTCACCAAGCATGCGGCGATGGCGAGGGATGGGGCTGATCATGGCCGCGGCCCTGGTTGCCACCGCCTGCGGCAACGGCGGGGACGAGCCGCCCGCCACCGAGGAGCCCGAGACGGTCGAGCCCGAGACGACCGACGAGGACACCGACGAGGACACCGGGGACACCGACGAAGAGGCCGCGGGCGACCCGGTCGAGGGCGGCACGGTGCTGTTCGGCGACGAGCAGGAGCCGACGATCCTCAACGGCACCCTGATCGACGGCAACTCGCTGGTCACCTCCAAGGTGTTCAACAACATCTTCCCCGGTGCCTACACGATCCAGCCCGACTTCTCGTACGCGCCGTGGCTGATCGACGGCGAGGCCGAGTTCACCGAGGACCCGTTCAGCGTCACCTACACCATCCGTGACGACGCGAACTGGTCCGACGGGACCCCGATCACGGCCGAGGACTTCGTCTTCACGCTCAGCGTGTACGACGAGGACGCCGCCTGGGCCGACCAGATCACCTCGCGCGCCGGCTACGAGCTGATCACCGACTCCGAGGTCGAGGACGACAAGACCGTCACCTTCGACTTCTCGGAGCCCTACGCCGCCTGGCAGCTGCTGTTCGCGAACGTCTTCCCGGCCCACGAGTTCGAGGGCGAGGACTGGGAGACCTTCATGAACGACGAGATCCCCGCGATCTCGGGTGGCCCGTACCTGTTCGACTCGTGGGACCGCGGCACCCAACTGCGCCTGGTCCGCAACGACGAGTACTGGGACGAGGACGTGATGCTCGACGAGATCATCATGCGCTACGTCCCCGACACCACCACCCTGACCCAGCAGATGGTCGGCGGTGAGCTCGACATGTACGACCCGCAGCCGCAGATCGAGCTCGTCCAGCAGCTCGACGGCGCCACGGACCGCGTCAACTACGAGGTCGGTCTCGGCCCGGTGTGGGAGCACATCGACTTCAACACGCTCGTCGACGGGCTCGACCAGGAGTACGTCCGGCAGGCCATCTCGCTCGGCATCAACCGCGAGCAGATCGTCGACACGCTGGTCCGTCCGGTGGACCCGGAGGCCGTCGTCCTGAACAACCCGTTCTGGATGGCCAACTCCGAGTTCTACGAGCCGGTATTCGAGCAGAACGACTACGACCCCGACGCCGCCCGCAGCCTGCCGGAGGACAACGGCTGCACCGAGGGTGACGACGGCATCTACGAGTGCGACGGCACGCGTCTCGAGTTCCGCATCAGCACCACCGGCGGCAACGAGCGGCGCGAGCTCACCCAGCAGCTCATCCAGGCCGACCTGCAGCAGGTCGGGATCTCGATCAACATCGAGAACGACGAGGGTGCGACGTTCTTCGAGCGCCTCAACACCCCCGAGAATTGTGGTGGCGTCTGCGATTACGACATCGGTCTGTTCGCCTGGGTCGGCTCGCCGGACCCGTCGGGCAACGCCAACATCTACGGCTGTGACGGTGACACCCTGCGTCCGCAGAACTGGACCGCTTGGTGCAACCAGGAGATCACGGACCTGATGGACGACGCGAACGCGACCGTCGAGCCCGAGGACAACGCCGCGCTGTGGAACGAGGCGGCGCAGGTGTTCGCCGACGAGGTCCCGGTGGTCCCGCTCTTCCAGCAGCCGCAGCTGCTCGCCTGGGAGAACACCATCACCGGCCCCGAGCTCAACGCCACGAACCAGACCCAGTTCTGGAACTCGGCGAGCTGGGCGCGCACCGAGTGA
- a CDS encoding ABC transporter permease — MLNYALRRLLITVPILILSTFLVFGFVSSAGDPLADLRAQPNITQEQIDRVREMRGLDDPFPVQYLRWIEQIPQGGFGEYLLSPRPIWPDLQRVIGNTLQLVVAAEVIAFVIAVVLGAVSAKRQYSVFDYSTTTLSFIGFSFPAFWFALILQVIVVMIFQATGVRIFPIANLSSANPGTGLEFWLDRAHHLVLPITCLAIFSIASYSRYMRASMLEVMSSDFIRTARAKGLPERIVTRRHMMRNALIPTVTVAALSFGTLINGAIVIETVFGLDGMGRYFINYLGRRDPYPIMAWLVITGTFLMIANLAADLIYGYLDPRIRYE, encoded by the coding sequence GTGCTGAACTATGCGCTGCGCCGCCTGCTGATCACGGTCCCGATCCTCATCCTGTCGACCTTCCTGGTCTTCGGATTCGTGTCCTCCGCGGGTGACCCGCTCGCCGACCTGCGAGCCCAACCGAACATCACGCAGGAACAGATCGACCGCGTCCGCGAGATGCGCGGCCTCGACGACCCCTTCCCGGTGCAGTACCTGCGGTGGATCGAGCAGATCCCGCAGGGTGGCTTCGGCGAGTACCTGCTCTCGCCCCGGCCCATCTGGCCCGATCTGCAACGCGTGATCGGCAACACGCTGCAGTTGGTCGTGGCCGCCGAGGTGATCGCCTTCGTCATCGCCGTCGTGCTCGGCGCCGTCTCCGCCAAACGCCAGTACAGCGTCTTCGACTACTCGACGACGACGCTGAGCTTCATCGGCTTCTCGTTCCCCGCGTTCTGGTTCGCGCTCATCCTCCAGGTCATCGTCGTGATGATCTTCCAGGCGACCGGCGTGCGCATCTTCCCGATCGCCAACCTGTCGTCGGCCAATCCGGGCACGGGGCTGGAGTTCTGGCTCGACCGGGCCCACCACCTCGTGTTGCCGATCACCTGCCTCGCGATCTTCTCCATCGCCAGCTACAGCCGGTACATGCGGGCCTCGATGCTCGAGGTGATGTCGTCCGACTTCATCCGCACCGCGCGGGCCAAGGGCCTTCCCGAGCGCATCGTCACGCGACGGCACATGATGAGGAACGCCCTCATCCCGACGGTGACCGTCGCGGCGCTGTCGTTCGGCACCCTGATCAATGGCGCGATCGTCATCGAGACGGTGTTCGGACTCGACGGCATGGGCCGATACTTCATCAACTACCTCGGTCGACGCGACCCGTACCCGATCATGGCGTGGCTGGTCATCACCGGCACCTTCCTCATGATCGCCAACCTCGCCGCCGACCTCATCTACGGCTACCTCGACCCGCGGATCCGCTATGAGTGA
- a CDS encoding BCCT family transporter produces MQHLLQRLGLRTNPVVFGVSALLTLVFVAVTIAFTETVGETFATASVALLDATGWFYILGVTTFLVFLSWVAFSRYGHLRLGQDDDRPEYSNPVWFGMLFAAGIGTILMFWGVAEPMSHFAEPPMGDVEPRSVEAATEAMSFALYHFGLHTWSIFGLPALGFAFFAHRRGLPMRVSSVLHPLLGDRIQGPAGWAIDILAVIGTLFGVAVSLGLGTLQINSGLAYLTPLEEAPIVQFGLIGIITVIAVISVALGLDRGIRRLSNVNIGLAVGLLLFVIVVGPTLLLLRGIVQSTGNYLTSLPFLAFWTDALEDTGWQRNWTVFYWAWTITWAPFVGIFIARISKGRTIKEFVLGVLLTPTAFTIIWFSTFGLAAIDLDLQQDGAIAEAVLEDVPVSLFVFLENFPLAGFVSGLAVLIVVIFFTTSSDSASLVVDMQCSSDVTDDPPTRQRVFWALVEGTIAATLLAIGGLEALQDVITVLGFPFFALGLVIIWSLLRGLREESLEPVGPRRRPRTDA; encoded by the coding sequence GTGCAGCATCTCCTGCAACGGCTCGGGCTGCGGACGAACCCGGTGGTGTTCGGAGTCTCCGCCCTGCTGACACTGGTGTTCGTCGCGGTCACCATCGCCTTCACCGAGACCGTCGGCGAGACCTTCGCGACCGCCTCGGTCGCGCTGCTCGACGCCACCGGCTGGTTCTACATCCTGGGCGTCACGACCTTCCTCGTGTTCCTGTCGTGGGTGGCGTTCAGCCGCTACGGACACCTGCGCCTGGGACAGGACGACGACCGGCCCGAGTACAGCAACCCGGTCTGGTTCGGGATGCTGTTCGCCGCAGGGATCGGCACCATCCTGATGTTCTGGGGCGTCGCCGAGCCGATGTCCCACTTCGCCGAGCCACCCATGGGCGACGTCGAGCCCCGTTCGGTCGAAGCGGCGACCGAGGCCATGAGTTTCGCGCTGTACCACTTCGGCCTGCACACGTGGTCCATCTTCGGCCTGCCGGCGCTCGGGTTCGCCTTCTTCGCGCACCGTCGTGGGCTGCCCATGCGCGTCAGCAGCGTGCTGCACCCGCTGCTCGGCGACCGGATCCAGGGACCGGCCGGCTGGGCCATCGACATCCTGGCGGTGATCGGCACGCTGTTCGGGGTGGCGGTCTCGCTCGGGCTCGGGACGCTGCAGATCAACAGTGGACTGGCCTATCTCACGCCGCTCGAGGAAGCGCCGATCGTCCAGTTCGGGCTGATCGGGATCATCACCGTGATCGCGGTGATCTCGGTGGCACTCGGTCTCGACCGGGGCATCCGCCGGCTGTCGAACGTCAACATCGGCCTGGCCGTCGGGCTGCTGCTGTTCGTGATCGTGGTCGGCCCCACCCTGCTGCTGTTGCGCGGGATCGTCCAGTCGACCGGCAACTACCTGACCAGCCTGCCGTTCCTCGCCTTCTGGACCGACGCGCTCGAGGACACCGGTTGGCAGCGCAACTGGACCGTCTTCTACTGGGCCTGGACGATCACCTGGGCCCCGTTCGTGGGGATCTTCATCGCCCGGATCTCCAAGGGCCGCACGATCAAGGAGTTCGTCCTCGGCGTCCTGCTGACCCCGACGGCGTTCACGATCATCTGGTTCTCGACCTTCGGCCTGGCCGCCATCGACCTCGACCTGCAGCAGGACGGCGCGATCGCCGAGGCCGTCCTCGAAGACGTCCCCGTGTCGCTGTTCGTGTTCCTGGAGAACTTCCCCCTGGCCGGATTCGTGTCCGGACTGGCCGTGCTGATCGTGGTGATCTTCTTCACGACCTCGTCCGACTCCGCGTCGCTGGTCGTGGACATGCAGTGCTCGAGCGACGTGACCGACGACCCCCCGACCCGCCAGCGGGTGTTCTGGGCCCTCGTGGAGGGCACGATCGCCGCCACCCTGCTCGCGATCGGCGGCCTCGAGGCGTTGCAGGACGTGATCACGGTGTTGGGCTTCCCGTTCTTCGCGTTGGGGTTGGTGATCATCTGGAGCCTGCTGCGCGGCCTGCGGGAGGAGTCGCTCGAACCGGTCGGCCCCCGCCGCCGGCCACGCACCGACGCCTGA
- a CDS encoding MFS transporter, which produces MDQRGTSSDQRRTSSSGARDRLGANYRRLWVASTTSNLGDGMDSAALPLLAEALTRDPMLFAGVAIAGRLPWLLFSLYAGVIADRVDRRRLMYGCNAARFALMAAFGAAVVFDVATIWLLYAVSIGLGTFEVLFDNAASALMPAVVRSDQLEKANGRLFAGEIVTNQFVGPALGAWLFGIAAALPILLDAGTFAISAALIFAMTGTYSRDHRRSRKLSAAAEALEPDAGDLAPTEPSAAVPAATPTVPGRRGAVAEIGEGLAWLRRHRLLWTFALLTAAMNGATMMGYAILGLFAVGEESVLQLGQASFGLLFVAGATGSLLGSFGAERIAGVLGRGVALRISLVAIGVVPLAIGLTGDVAVYLVAQALYGFAAVMWNVITISLRQRLVPDELLGRVNSVFRFLGWGAMPVGALVGGATAAAFGLRAPWLTAAGVMTVAVLLALPVLTPAAVAAADDEARSDER; this is translated from the coding sequence GTGGATCAACGGGGAACGTCGAGCGACCAGCGCCGGACGTCGTCGTCCGGCGCGCGCGATCGCCTGGGCGCGAACTACCGCCGGCTGTGGGTCGCGTCGACGACGTCGAACCTCGGTGACGGCATGGACTCGGCGGCGCTGCCGCTGCTCGCCGAGGCCCTGACCCGTGATCCGATGCTGTTCGCCGGGGTCGCCATCGCCGGCCGACTGCCGTGGTTGCTGTTCTCCCTGTACGCCGGCGTGATCGCCGATCGCGTCGATCGCCGGCGGCTGATGTACGGCTGCAACGCCGCCCGTTTCGCCCTCATGGCGGCCTTCGGCGCGGCGGTCGTGTTCGACGTGGCCACCATCTGGTTGCTGTACGCGGTCTCGATCGGACTGGGAACCTTCGAGGTGCTGTTCGACAACGCCGCGAGCGCGTTGATGCCGGCGGTGGTGCGCAGCGACCAGCTCGAGAAGGCCAACGGTCGCCTGTTCGCCGGCGAGATCGTCACGAACCAGTTCGTCGGTCCCGCCCTCGGCGCGTGGCTGTTCGGGATCGCCGCGGCGCTGCCGATCCTGCTCGACGCCGGCACCTTCGCCATCTCGGCGGCGTTGATCTTCGCCATGACGGGCACCTACTCGCGCGACCACCGACGCAGCAGGAAGCTGTCGGCCGCGGCCGAGGCGCTCGAACCCGACGCCGGCGACCTGGCCCCGACCGAGCCGTCGGCCGCGGTCCCGGCCGCCACACCGACCGTCCCGGGCCGTCGCGGTGCCGTGGCGGAGATCGGTGAGGGTCTGGCCTGGCTGCGCCGGCACCGCCTGCTGTGGACCTTCGCCCTGCTGACCGCCGCCATGAACGGCGCGACCATGATGGGCTACGCGATCCTCGGCCTGTTCGCGGTCGGCGAGGAATCGGTGCTCCAGCTCGGTCAGGCCTCCTTCGGACTCCTCTTCGTCGCCGGGGCCACCGGCTCGTTGCTCGGCAGCTTCGGTGCCGAACGCATCGCCGGGGTGCTGGGTCGCGGCGTGGCGCTGCGGATCTCGCTGGTCGCCATCGGGGTCGTGCCGTTGGCCATCGGCCTCACGGGTGACGTGGCCGTCTACCTGGTGGCGCAGGCGCTGTACGGCTTCGCCGCCGTGATGTGGAACGTCATCACGATCTCGCTGCGGCAGCGGCTCGTGCCCGACGAACTGCTCGGCCGCGTCAACAGCGTGTTCCGTTTCCTCGGCTGGGGGGCGATGCCCGTCGGTGCACTGGTCGGGGGCGCGACCGCCGCGGCGTTCGGGTTGCGGGCACCGTGGCTGACGGCCGCCGGGGTGATGACGGTCGCCGTCCTGCTGGCGCTGCCGGTGCTCACCCCGGCCGCGGTCGCCGCGGCCGACGACGAGGCCCGTTCCGACGAGCGGTAG